A part of Setaria viridis chromosome 8, Setaria_viridis_v4.0, whole genome shotgun sequence genomic DNA contains:
- the LOC117867030 gene encoding stress enhanced protein 1, chloroplastic isoform X1 — MALFAVLRPSPVAAAAAAAAPSFSCVSGRALDFWLVTAASAVRVTSSSKRRVSSRAARSLSIRCEQSANQGGGPDVWLGRAAMVGFASAIAVEVATGKGVLQNFGVATPAPTLALVVSGLVVGLAVFFILQSGGSRD, encoded by the exons ATGGCGCTCTTCGCCGTCCTCCGCCCATctccggtggccgccgccgccgccgctgcggcgccgTCCTTCAGCTGCGTGTCCGGCCGTG CATTGGACTTTTGGCTTGTAACTGCAGCATCCGCAGTGCGCGTCACCTCCAGCAGCAAGAGGCGCGTCTCCTCCAGGGCGGCCAGGTCTCTGTCCATCAGGTGCGAGCAGAGCGCGAATCAGGGCGGTGGCCCGGACGTGTGGCTGGGCCGCGCCGCCATGGTCGGTTTCGCCTCGGCCATCGCCGTCGAGGTCGCCACCGGCAAAGGCGTCCTCCAG AACTTCGGCGtggcgacgccggcgccgacgctgGCGCTGGTCGTGTCGGGGCTCGTCGTCGGCCTcgccgtcttcttcatcctccagtCCGGCGGCTCGCGGGACTGA
- the LOC117867030 gene encoding stress enhanced protein 1, chloroplastic isoform X2 translates to MALFAVLRPSPVAAAAAAAAPSFSCVSGRASAVRVTSSSKRRVSSRAARSLSIRCEQSANQGGGPDVWLGRAAMVGFASAIAVEVATGKGVLQNFGVATPAPTLALVVSGLVVGLAVFFILQSGGSRD, encoded by the exons ATGGCGCTCTTCGCCGTCCTCCGCCCATctccggtggccgccgccgccgccgctgcggcgccgTCCTTCAGCTGCGTGTCCGGCCGTG CATCCGCAGTGCGCGTCACCTCCAGCAGCAAGAGGCGCGTCTCCTCCAGGGCGGCCAGGTCTCTGTCCATCAGGTGCGAGCAGAGCGCGAATCAGGGCGGTGGCCCGGACGTGTGGCTGGGCCGCGCCGCCATGGTCGGTTTCGCCTCGGCCATCGCCGTCGAGGTCGCCACCGGCAAAGGCGTCCTCCAG AACTTCGGCGtggcgacgccggcgccgacgctgGCGCTGGTCGTGTCGGGGCTCGTCGTCGGCCTcgccgtcttcttcatcctccagtCCGGCGGCTCGCGGGACTGA
- the LOC117867029 gene encoding glycine-rich domain-containing protein 2, whose translation MDGEQAARWAAAQERVPVGADLVAAALRQLEFLAAVDRRRWLYEGPLLDRAIRRYKACWLPLLAKHTQAPVVDGSLVVPLDCEWIWHCHRLNPVQYIRDCKKVYGRILNNDNVESSTRTKSKIQSEKVWNELYPEEPFELEYTSSSETTMDVDPGATEGISYDLVSAVKRQSSFYYQVGTPTMHDQRFLVEALARYKAFLYLIKMNLEKGVQRFRVPTYDVDLMWHTHQLHPITYCKDMLKLLGKVLEHDDTDADRSEGKKLDVGFTETTEQFESSFGVRYWKAGCMYRGNMPSPVTSAPQIFNTEVGSDICKIQQGLNVLKLTFVELYLQIVDIKNLPSAVPKENVYVRFTKNQSDMFISDGGRLDISTVTGKNTGAGLQCEPTGELILTVMVDQASKKPEPIGKVSIPLHDLTGPNSKLSFERWFELKAHAGHATSAPVSLRVAASATVPSSAQKVFSMVRTEPFSLKSCLLPHSSKDQKMGSWTRFLYDCGTEVIRLQIREHKVKNTTACSRELVGVLKSTKQQLQLAEFKENKWTLKNSNLSISDSTDGSMLEVKGDNQLIKLYGGRKLEYERKCCSCHSEDASAVTAVKFSAEHPYGKAVALLDTESQLIMVNEDDFLLPWITISFLFVDADSKDGAKLISGAVVQKAAVSGSDTAMVSETETLGARRATVAPVQCGTCSTAIGDDKVMAGCKADHARSGGCRPAVAIGKNGDAESAGCGVRCGGNCGPIVVDDSKGDNAKSGGCGSGCGGGCGGGGGCGTFKASTMTEGQTKSGGCGSGCGGAGGCGTLLNSNAKGDHGQAKSAGCGSGCGSGCGNGIVTEGLKTSHAKSGGCGSGCGGGCGGGGGCGALLNSSANAGQDLTLTKSAGCGSGCGGGCGSGTVIEGSKTSHATSGGCGSGCGGSCGALFNSSTAAGQGLAKSAGCGSGCGGGCGSGMIIEGSKTTQAKSGGCGSGCGGGCGGGALFNSSCAAGQGPAKSAGCGSGCGGACGAMVIEGSKTSHAKSSGCGSGCGSGCGGGGCGALFNSSTAAGQAKSGGCGSGCGSGGCGAMVTEGSKSSQAKSGGCGSGCGGGCGGIMFNASTKAGGEGLSMSGGCGSGCGGGCGGGGCGALFNA comes from the exons ATGGACGGGGAGCAGGCGGctcggtgggcggcggcgcaggagagGGTGCCCGTCGGTGCGGACCTCGTCGCGGCCGCGCTGCGGCAGCTGGAGTTCCTCGCGGCGGTGGACCGCCGCCGGTGGCTCTACGAGGGCCCGCTGCTCGACCGGGCCATACGCAG GTACAAAGCTTGTTGGCTTCCCCTTCTTGCTAAGCACACTCAGGCTCCTGTTGTGGATGGATCGTTAGTTGTCCCTCTTGATTGTGAGTGGATTTGGCACTGCCATCGCCTTAACCCG GTTCAGTACATAAGGGACTGCAAGAAAGTGTATGGCAGAATACTGAACAATGACAATGTTGAGTCGTCCACTAGAACAAAATCAAAGATTCAGTCAGAGAAAGTTTGGAATGAGTTGTATCCTGAGGAGCCCTTCGAGTTAGAGTACACAAGTTCTTCTGAAACTACCATGGATGTGGATCCTGGAGCTACAGAGGGCATTTCCTATGATCTGGTTTCAGCTGTTAAGAGACAATCTTCTTTCTATTATCAG GTTGGAACACCAACCATGCATGATCAGCGTTTTCTTGTTGAAGCATTAGCTCGATACAAGGCATTTCTATATTTGATCAAGATGAATCTGGAGAAAGGAGTGCAGCGCTTCCGTGTACCAACCTACGATGTGGATCTCATGTGGCACACGCACCAGCTGCATCCTATTACTTACTGCAAAGATATGTTGAAGCTTCTTGGAAAAGTTCTGGAGCATGATGACACCGACGCTGATAGATCTGAAGGGAAGAAGCTTGATGTTGGATTTACAGAGACTACTGAACAGTTTGAGAGTTCCTTTGGTGTAAGATACTGGAAGGCCGGATGTATGTACCGTGGCAACATGCCGTCTCCTGTGACATCCGCTCCTCAGATATTCAATACTGAGGTTGGATCTGATATCTGCAAAATTCAGCAGGGTCTTAATGTTCTTAAATTAACATTTGTAGAG TTATATTTGCAAATTGTGGACATCAAGAATTTGCCATCTGCTGTTCCCAAAGAAAATGTGTATGTAAGGTTCACCAAGAACCAATCAGATATGTTTATTAGTGATGGCGGCAGGTTGGATATTTCCACTGTTACAGGAAAGAATACTGGAGCTGGTTTACAGTGTGAACCTACTGGAGAACTCATTCTGACAGTAATGGTTGATCAGGCATCCAAGAAACCAGAACCAATAGGGAAGGTTTCTATCCCACTGCACGATCTGACAGGGCCTAATTCTAAGCTCTCCTTTGAAAGGTGGTTTGAACTGAAAGCTCATGCTGGGCATGCCACTTCCGCTCCTGTCAGTCTTCGTGTTGCAGCCTCTGCTACTGTTCCAAGTAGCGCGCAGAAGGTGTTTAGCATGGTCAGGACAGAGCCTTTCTCTCTCAAGTCCTGTCTTTTGCCACACTCCAGTAAAGATCAGAAGATGGGCAGCTGGACTCGTTTCTTGTATGATTGTGGTACCGAGGTTATCCGTCTTCAGATAAG GGAGCACAAGGTAAAGAATACCACAGCTTGCAGTCGGGAATTGGTTGGAGTATTGAAGTCGACAAAACAGCAACTTCAGCTAGCAGAATTCAAGGAAAATAAATGGACACTGAAAAATTCGAACCTGTCAATCAGTGATAGCACCGATGGCAGTATGCTCGAGGTCAAGGGTGACAACCAACTG ATAAAGCTCTACGGGGGAAGGAAACTCGAATACGAACGCAAATGCTGCAGTTGTCACTCTGAGGATGCCTCAGCTGTCACCGCTGTGAAGTTCAGTGCTGAGCACCCATATGGCAAAGCTGTTGCATTGCTGGACACTGAATCTCAGTTGATCATG GTTAATGAGGATGATTTCCTACTTCCGTGGATCACAATATCGTTCCTGTTCGTGGATGCTGACAGCAAAGATGGTGCAAAGCTCATCAGTGGTGCTGTGGTTCAGAAGGCTGCAGTGTCCGGATCTGACACCGCCATGGTTTCAGAGACAGAGACCCTTGGAGCACGGAGAGCGACTGTGGCTCCTGTGCAATGTGGCACATGCAGCACGGCCATTGGTGATGACAAGGTCATGGCAGGCTGCAAGGCTGACCATGCAAGATCTGGTGGTTGCAGGCCGGCTGTTGCAATTGGCAAGAATGGTGACGCTGAGTCTGCTGGCTGTGGGGTCCGCTGCGGCGGCAACTGTGGACCCATAGTTGTTGACGATTCCAAGGGCGACAATGCTAAGTCTGGAGGCTGTGGATCCGGATGTGGTGGTGGCTGTGGTGGTGGGGGAGGCTGTGGCACTTTCAAAGCGAGCACCATGACTGAGGGTCAGACCAAGTCAGGAGGCTGCGGCTCTGGCTGTGGTGGGGCAGGTGGCTGTGGCACCCTGTTGAACTCCAACGCCAAGGGTGACCATGGCCAGGCCAAGTCGGCTGGCTGTGGTTCAGGCTGTGGAAGCGGCTGCGGTAATGGCATTGTCACTGAAGGCTTGAAGACGAGCCACGCCAAGTCTGGTGGATGTGGTTCTGGCTGTGGTGGCGGTtgtggaggaggcggtggctgCGGCGCTCTACTCAACTCCAGCGCTAATGCTGGTCAGGATCTGACTCTGACTAAGTCGGCTGGTTGTGGTTCTGggtgtggcggcggctgcggtaGTGGCACGGTCATCGAGGGCTCCAAGACAAGCCACGCCACGTCTGGCGGATGCGGTTCCGGGTGTGGTGGCAGCTGCGGCGCCCTGTTCAACTCCAGTACTGCTGCCGGCCAGGGCCTGGCCAAGTCGGCTGGTTGTGGCTCCGGCTGCGGTGGTGGTTGCGGTAGCGGCATGATCATCGAAGGCTCCAAGACTACCCAAGCCAAGTCTGGCGGCTGTGGTTCTGGTTGTGGCGGTGGATGTGGGGGAGGCGCCCTGTTCAATTCTAGCTGTGCTGCCGGTCAGGGCCCGGCCAAGTCGGCTGGCTGTGGTTCCGGGTGCGGTGGTGCTTGTGGTGCCATGGTCATCGAAGGCTCCAAGACCAGCCATGCCAAGTCCAGCGGATGCGGTTCTGGCTGCGGCAGCGGTTGCGGAggtggcggctgcggcgcgTTATTCAACTCCAGCACTGCGGCCGGCCAGGCCAAATCCGGCGGCTGTGGCTCTGGCTGTGGCAGCGGTGGCTGCGGCGCCATGGTCACTGAAGGCTCCAAGAGCAGCCAGGCCAAGTCCGGAGGCTGTGGCtccggctgtggtggtggatGTGGCGGCATCATGTTCAACGCGAGCACcaaggccggcggcgagggcctcTCCATGTCAGGCGGCTGCGGTTCAGGATGTGGTGGaggctgtggcggcggcggttgcggtgCCTTGTTCAATGCATGA